ATGCGGCCGATGGACACGCCGGCGGCGCGCATGATGGTCAACTCGCTGCTGCTGGCCAGGCTGCCCAGGCCGATCAGGCAGCCGATCAGCGCGGCCATCGGCAGCATGTCGTAGAGCCGGCGTGGTGCGGTCAGCAGCACGAAACTGCCGGCGTCCATCACCGTGTAGGTGTCGCTCAGGTCGCTCATCTCGTCGATGAAGGCGAACAACGAAGCCAGGCCGAGAATGATGCCCAGCACGGCGAGAATGGCCAGCAGCACGCTCTGGCCGATGTAGCGGTCCAGTTTAACCACGGGCCACCTCCGCACGGCGAGCGGCGCGCTTGAGACGCAGCGGCTCCCAGTACATCAGCGCCAGGCCGATGAGCAGGAACAGGCCATGGACCCACCAGATACCCAGCGAGATCGGCAGCTTGCCTTTCTCCAGGGCGCCACGCACGGAAATCAACATCGTCAGATAGGCCATGTACAGAAGAATCGCCGGCAGCAGTTTGAGGAAGCGGCCCTGGCGCGGGTTGACGCGGGACAGCGGCACCGCCAGCAGCGTCACGACGAACACCAGCAGCGGCAGCGACAGGCGCCACTGCAGCTCGGCGCGTTCGCGCACGCCCGGGTTGCCGAACAGGTCGGAGGTCGGGATCGCCTCGCGCTCGGTCACCTCTTCGGCGACCTCCGGTTTGGGCAGCAGCACGCCGTAGGTGTCGTACTTGATCGCCCGGTAGTCGGCCTGGCCCGGGTTGCCGTCATAGCGGTAGCCGTTCTGCAGCACCAGGTAGCGGTTGCCGTCAGCCTGCACTTCCTGGTGGCCCTTCTCGGCGACCAGCACCGACGGTGCGCGGTCCTTGGTCTTGTCCTGGTTGAAGCGTTTTTCGGAGATGAACACCCCCGCCAGGTTGATGCGATCGTCGGACAGCTGCTCAGTGTAAGTAACCCGCGAGCCATCACGCAGGGTCTGGAAGCGGCCCGGCACCAAGGTGTCGAACTCGGTGAGCGCATCCTGCTGGGCAATGATCTTCTGCACCTGGGCAACACCCAGGGGCGCCAGGCTCAGGCTCAGCCAGGCCACCAGCAGGGCGACCAGCGCCGCCGGCGCCAGGGTCATCGCCAGCAGGCGCTGCTGGCTCATGCCGGTGGCCGACAGCACGGTCATCTCGCTTTCGAGATACAGCCGGCCATAGGCGAGCAGGATGCCGAGGAACAGACCCAGGGGCAGGATCAACTGCAGGAAACCCGGCAGGCGGAAGCCCATGATCATGAACAGCACGCCCGGATCGAGCACGCCCTGGGCCGCCTGGGCCAGGTATTTGATGAAGCGCCCGCTCATGATGATCACCAACAGCACGGCGCTGACGGCGCTCAAGGTCACCAGGACCTCGCGGGACAGATAACGAAAGACGATCAAACCAGACACTCCTGGGTTGTCAGGGGCGGAAAGCCAAACGAACGATTCGGACAGCCAAGACCCATGCCGGTTCGCCGGGGCGAACCTCCATGTAAAGTGCGCGCATTATCCTGTGATTGACGGCGCCTGTCACTTGGCCGCGCATGACGGCGCATGACGGGGTTGTCATCGAGGTCGCGGCAGGCTCAAACTGGCAGCTTTTCCGCTGGCCGGCATCGGCCGCCAGCCGCGTTATCCGAGCGCCTGCGAAAGACAGCGCCCACTGACAGATCATTCGGGGACCCCAGACATGGAATTGGTTGTAAAAAGCGTAGCCGCTGTATCCGTCAAGACCGCCACTTTGGTCGTACCGGTCGGTGAAGGGCGCAAGCTCGGTGCCACCGCCAAGGCCGTCGACCTGGCCAGCGAAGGCGCCATCAGCGCCGTGCTCAAGCGCGGCGACCTGGCCGGCAAGCCGGGCCAGACCCTGCTGCTGCACAGCGTTCCGGGCCTGAAGGCCGAGCGCGTGCTGCTGGTGGGCAGCGGCAAGGACGAGGCGCTCGGT
This genomic stretch from Pseudomonas entomophila L48 harbors:
- the lptF gene encoding LPS export ABC transporter permease LptF, with amino-acid sequence MIVFRYLSREVLVTLSAVSAVLLVIIMSGRFIKYLAQAAQGVLDPGVLFMIMGFRLPGFLQLILPLGLFLGILLAYGRLYLESEMTVLSATGMSQQRLLAMTLAPAALVALLVAWLSLSLAPLGVAQVQKIIAQQDALTEFDTLVPGRFQTLRDGSRVTYTEQLSDDRINLAGVFISEKRFNQDKTKDRAPSVLVAEKGHQEVQADGNRYLVLQNGYRYDGNPGQADYRAIKYDTYGVLLPKPEVAEEVTEREAIPTSDLFGNPGVRERAELQWRLSLPLLVFVVTLLAVPLSRVNPRQGRFLKLLPAILLYMAYLTMLISVRGALEKGKLPISLGIWWVHGLFLLIGLALMYWEPLRLKRAARRAEVARG